Proteins from one Mercurialis annua linkage group LG7, ddMerAnnu1.2, whole genome shotgun sequence genomic window:
- the LOC126657417 gene encoding tyrosine-protein phosphatase DSP1: MKVNQLSTTANTKNYFYDDDDEDEEEEEICKTIEEVAVLDHHHHHRDLCLSPPPVVGDELGFTPPLNFSMVDNGIFRSGFPDSANFSFLQTLELQSIVYLCPEPYPELNMEFLKEHGIKLFQFGIEGHKEPFVNIPEDMIREALKVVLDERNHPVLIHCKRGKHRTGCVVGCLRKLQRWCLSSIFDEYQRFAAAKARVSDQRFMELFDISSLKHIPMPFSCSKR; encoded by the exons ATGAAAGTAAACCAGCTGAGCACAACCGCCAATACCAAGAACTACTTCTATGACGACGATGATGAGgatgaggaggaggaggagattTGCAAAACAATTGAGGAAGTTGCCGTTCTtgaccaccaccaccaccaccgcgATCTCTGTCTTTCACCACCGCCTGTCGTCGGTGATGAACTCGGCTTTACGCCACCGTTAAACTTTTCTATGGTTGATAATGGCATCTTCAGGTCTGGCTTTCCTGACTCTGCTAACTTCTCGTTTCTCCAAACGCTTGAGCTTCAGTCTATCGT ATATTTGTGTCCCGAACCTTATCCGGAGCTAAACATGGAGTTTCTTAAAGAGCACGGGATTAAGCTTTTCCAGTTCGGGATCGAAGGTCATAAG GAGCCGTTTGTGAACATTCCAGAGGATATGATTCGTGAAGCACTCAAAGTCGTCCTAG ATGAAAGGAATCACCCAGTTTTGATACACTGTAAACGAGGGAAG CACCGAACAGGTTGTGTCGTGGGCTGCTTGCGAAAACTACAAAGATGGTGCTTGTCATCTATCTTTGACGAGTACCAGCGATTTGCAGCAGCCAAGGCTAGGGTATCGGATCAAAGGTTCATGGAATTGTTTGACATTTCTAGCTTAAAACATATCCCAATGCCATTTTCATGTTCGAAGAGATAA